The proteins below come from a single Natrinema sp. SYSU A 869 genomic window:
- a CDS encoding sugar phosphate nucleotidyltransferase: MDRPIVACVLAGGTGSRLYPASRSDRPKQFLPLGGERSLLSRTMDRTAFADERYVLTRDSFADEIHDHAPEAGVLIEPDGKDTGPALVYAAWRLRERFDREPVLVCLPSDHHVNDDAAFAGRLERAAEIAVETDGLVTLGVQPTRPATGYGYIVPERGETGLEEAGYAAVDRFTEKPDRKTATQLVEAGAYWNAGIFAWTPSALLREARDSPLAPLVDALEDGDPDRGFAAIDAVSVDYAIMERATDVFVTPLSTEWDDLGTWDAVGRMLEADTADDAENESVAGDILSIDAANNVVAAPESHVSLLAVDDLIVAAFDDRILVAPRDASQRVRDVVDRLRERDAF, encoded by the coding sequence ATGGATCGCCCTATCGTCGCCTGTGTCCTCGCCGGCGGAACGGGGAGTCGTCTCTACCCCGCAAGCCGGAGCGATCGCCCGAAACAGTTCCTCCCGCTCGGCGGCGAGCGCTCGCTGCTTTCTCGGACGATGGATCGAACGGCCTTCGCCGACGAACGCTACGTGCTGACCCGCGACTCGTTCGCAGACGAGATTCATGATCATGCGCCCGAGGCGGGCGTCCTGATCGAACCCGATGGCAAGGACACCGGCCCGGCGCTGGTCTACGCCGCTTGGCGGCTTCGCGAGCGCTTCGATCGGGAGCCGGTGCTGGTCTGTTTACCGAGCGACCACCACGTCAACGATGACGCGGCGTTTGCGGGACGGCTCGAGCGCGCCGCCGAAATCGCGGTCGAAACGGACGGACTCGTCACGCTGGGCGTCCAGCCGACGCGGCCAGCGACGGGCTACGGCTATATCGTCCCTGAACGCGGCGAGACCGGACTCGAGGAGGCAGGCTACGCGGCCGTCGATCGCTTCACCGAGAAACCGGACCGCAAGACCGCGACACAACTCGTCGAGGCCGGCGCGTACTGGAACGCCGGTATCTTCGCCTGGACGCCCAGCGCACTGTTGCGGGAGGCGCGTGACTCCCCGCTCGCACCGCTGGTTGACGCACTCGAGGACGGCGATCCGGACCGAGGGTTCGCCGCCATCGACGCTGTCAGTGTGGATTACGCGATCATGGAGCGCGCGACGGACGTCTTCGTAACGCCGCTGTCGACCGAGTGGGACGATCTCGGGACGTGGGACGCCGTCGGGCGGATGCTCGAGGCCGATACTGCCGACGACGCGGAAAACGAATCCGTTGCGGGAGATATCCTCTCGATTGATGCCGCAAACAACGTTGTCGCCGCGCCCGAGTCGCACGTTTCCCTGCTCGCGGTCGACGACCTGATTGTCGCCGCGTTCGACGATCGGATTCTCGTCGCCCCGCGAGACGCCTCACAGCGTGTGCGCGACGTCGTCGACCGGCTCCGCGAGCGCGACGCGTTCTGA
- a CDS encoding CDGSH iron-sulfur domain-containing protein: protein MTRLVELEETGPRKLEPSDIDTEKGDIAVCQCGLSESFPFCDGSHRRTHDEDDGTTYVYEDGERREVERVVTADDGDGT from the coding sequence ATGACACGACTCGTCGAACTCGAGGAGACGGGGCCGCGAAAACTCGAGCCGTCGGATATCGACACCGAAAAGGGAGACATCGCGGTCTGTCAGTGCGGGCTTTCGGAGTCGTTTCCCTTCTGTGACGGGAGCCACCGACGGACGCACGACGAAGACGACGGCACGACCTACGTCTACGAGGACGGAGAGCGCCGGGAAGTCGAACGGGTCGTGACGGCTGACGACGGCGACGGCACGTAA
- a CDS encoding FAD-binding oxidoreductase, whose product MSGTDDPELAIGVDAFTEQGVGLEVAVVGAGAVGATAAYDLATEGADVTLYDRDSVASDATGRAAGICYDAFADGLDADIASDAIERFRAFSGDDTFPFVECPYVWLAREDDADGADAIREQVRRMQDNDIVAFEMDGDALADRFPTLRTDDVAVAGIAGAAGYTDPARYTACLAAAATGAGATLETDTPVDVRADPPRVVRPDGAVHEVDAVLVAAGARTKQLLANAGISLAMKPYRVQALIANGDLAEPMCYDATGDFYLRPHADGFLAGDGTEEREADPDAYDRDADPNFAADLREQVAHRVPGIADGDLDRAWAGLCTATPDRDPLVGQVDGGLYVATGFQGHGFMRAPAIGERVAEEILGGSGVEAFDPTRFDGDEAFDVIEGMALDGN is encoded by the coding sequence ATGAGCGGGACCGATGACCCCGAACTGGCCATCGGTGTGGACGCGTTCACCGAGCAGGGCGTGGGCCTCGAGGTAGCGGTCGTCGGCGCGGGAGCCGTCGGTGCGACCGCAGCCTACGACCTCGCGACCGAGGGCGCGGACGTGACTCTCTATGATCGTGACTCCGTCGCAAGCGACGCGACCGGGCGGGCGGCGGGAATCTGCTACGATGCCTTCGCGGACGGGCTCGACGCTGACATCGCGAGCGACGCAATCGAACGGTTCCGTGCATTCTCGGGAGACGACACCTTTCCGTTCGTCGAGTGCCCCTACGTCTGGCTCGCCCGTGAGGACGACGCGGACGGGGCCGACGCGATCCGCGAGCAGGTGCGTCGCATGCAGGACAACGACATCGTCGCCTTCGAAATGGACGGTGACGCGCTCGCGGATCGCTTCCCCACCCTGCGAACGGACGACGTTGCAGTCGCGGGGATCGCCGGCGCGGCGGGCTACACCGATCCGGCCCGGTATACGGCCTGTCTCGCGGCCGCGGCCACCGGCGCTGGCGCAACCCTCGAGACCGACACGCCGGTCGACGTGCGGGCCGATCCCCCGCGAGTCGTTCGGCCCGACGGCGCGGTCCATGAGGTTGATGCGGTCCTGGTGGCCGCCGGCGCACGAACGAAGCAACTGCTCGCGAACGCGGGCATCTCCCTCGCCATGAAACCCTATCGCGTGCAGGCGCTCATCGCGAACGGAGACCTCGCGGAACCAATGTGTTACGACGCGACCGGTGACTTCTACCTGCGACCTCACGCCGACGGCTTCCTCGCAGGCGACGGCACCGAAGAACGCGAGGCCGACCCTGACGCGTACGATCGCGACGCCGATCCGAACTTCGCCGCCGACCTCAGAGAGCAGGTCGCACATCGGGTACCCGGCATCGCGGATGGCGACCTCGATCGGGCGTGGGCTGGCCTCTGTACGGCGACACCGGACCGCGATCCGCTGGTCGGACAGGTCGACGGCGGACTCTACGTCGCGACCGGGTTCCAAGGCCACGGCTTCATGCGCGCGCCAGCGATCGGAGAGCGGGTCGCGGAAGAAATACTCGGTGGGTCGGGGGTCGAGGCCTTCGATCCGACCCGGTTCGACGGGGACGAGGCGTTCGACGTCATCGAGGGAATGGCACTCGACGGGAACTAA
- a CDS encoding Hsp20/alpha crystallin family protein has translation MSLKNLGKSVGNALYRQVGRANGRVQNHRSLPVDILENETSYRVVFDAPGAEPDDVQVRYLDGNIKIRIDRFRQFHEGYETRFPGRGMSLNGEAELPTDAVVDPDAGTARLSETGTLSVEIPKGSSVGDSEETGGAEVESDRERNADTETEPVAIDD, from the coding sequence GTGAGCCTCAAAAACCTCGGTAAATCGGTCGGAAACGCGCTCTACCGACAAGTCGGCCGGGCAAACGGACGCGTCCAGAACCACCGATCGCTCCCCGTCGACATCCTCGAGAACGAGACGTCGTACCGCGTCGTCTTCGATGCACCCGGAGCCGAACCGGACGACGTTCAGGTCCGGTACCTCGATGGAAACATCAAGATTCGTATCGATCGGTTTCGGCAGTTCCACGAGGGCTATGAGACGCGGTTCCCCGGCCGCGGAATGTCGCTGAACGGCGAAGCCGAGTTGCCGACCGACGCCGTCGTCGATCCGGATGCCGGTACGGCGCGACTCAGCGAAACTGGAACGCTGAGCGTCGAAATCCCGAAGGGGTCGTCGGTCGGAGACAGCGAAGAGACCGGCGGTGCCGAGGTCGAATCGGACCGCGAGCGGAATGCGGATACCGAAACGGAACCGGTCGCAATCGACGACTGA
- the engB gene encoding GTP-binding protein EngB, translating to MIDFDTRPNRDAEVALVGRSNVGKSTLMRELTGHSFDTGGKPGVTRSPNHYDWAPEDFVITDLPGFGFMSGVDEDLREEIKTEIVHYLEEYADNILVAVLVVDGKSVIDIIDRHSGPDEIPYDVEMFHFLRDLDIPTVVAVNKMDKVDDEDERLDALCDRLGLYPPWKQWQETIAPISAKKGQLDPLNEAIRSHLHEQSRDDLFKFF from the coding sequence ATGATCGATTTCGATACGCGGCCCAATCGAGACGCCGAAGTGGCCCTCGTCGGCCGCTCGAACGTAGGCAAGTCCACGCTCATGCGGGAGCTGACCGGCCACAGCTTCGACACCGGGGGCAAGCCCGGCGTCACCCGCTCGCCGAATCACTACGACTGGGCACCGGAAGACTTCGTCATCACCGATCTCCCCGGCTTTGGCTTCATGAGCGGCGTCGATGAGGATCTCCGCGAGGAGATCAAGACCGAAATCGTCCACTATCTCGAGGAGTACGCCGACAACATCCTCGTCGCCGTCCTCGTCGTCGACGGCAAGAGTGTCATCGACATCATCGACCGCCACTCCGGTCCCGACGAAATCCCCTACGACGTCGAGATGTTTCACTTCCTGCGGGACCTCGACATTCCGACGGTCGTCGCCGTCAACAAGATGGACAAGGTCGACGACGAAGACGAGCGACTCGACGCCCTCTGTGACCGCCTCGGACTCTACCCGCCGTGGAAGCAGTGGCAAGAAACCATCGCCCCGATCAGCGCGAAGAAGGGACAACTCGACCCGCTGAACGAGGCCATCCGGAGTCACCTCCATGAACAAAGTCGAGACGATTTATTCAAATTCTTTTAG